From a region of the Mercurialis annua linkage group LG1-X, ddMerAnnu1.2, whole genome shotgun sequence genome:
- the LOC126665474 gene encoding uncharacterized protein LOC126665474: protein MDPPRDNTLPATNREDRETEPPALNLFPPTSEEGETSDPLAIRQTIPPIAIAPDEEPINNQAMFKAFLEITSLLKDIKQSISLKSPEQGSAKSPVQKSTSTMDKGKEPMREEDAPENSARKQNAPIVIPDEERWMDEQHTLKGGEEHLEEKVRQVMSRLGIRCEDVDISLRSDSPLADFIISHEFPTKFRYPPNLESYDGTGCPKSHIHKFQAVINVQTNLDHVLCKLFPTTLKGLAQEWYQSLKPGSVLTFKQFSGLFQARFVACIPQKKLSTDLLAIMQWEGETLRKYVERFNKEAMQIEDLSQEIAYTALLNGTTNSDLRKELLAKSPKSFTTLMTIAHTQIRVDDGQREIENRLGRVEERTFAERRNGDRSPIGKRFGEKGNDHFRNKRKKDEDRRYTPLNTTRTNVLFWVKDSREKVRWPRKMNAASASKRDNSKYCEFHKDNGHTTDECWHLKEEIEKLIERGSLSQFVKRDTEARETESERKKERKEEIARRPRPEPAGVVNVIMGGSTGGDSNTTRKKAARTVYSVSPGAPNAKKFRSVSFSEVDSHGLSVPHEDALVVKGRLNNFEVSRMLVDTGSSVNMITMEVFGRIGLKKENLTHVSTPLVGLGGKSVQVEGSLEINIQLGDGEIYKEIRAEFMVVNMDFAYNAILGRPLLHDTCASICMRYLLMKIPTREGDAEVRGCQKSAREAYFTALRKVHITLPVLTMEPPEKKERAEHYGRTEKIELSPGKEIEVGDELEEEIKRSLTENLRSLGDSFAWTTDELIGVDPDVICHRLNIATDAKAVIQKKRRHSPEKQLAIAEEVARLKAANVIKDAYYPKWVANVVMVKKSNGTYRMCVDFTDLNKACPKDSFPLPHIDQLVDSTAGHALYTFLDAKAGYHQIPMAPEDQEKTAFITDQGLFCYKMMPFGLKNAGATYQRLVNSIFRDQIGKHMEVYVDDMIIKSIRAEDHPTDVKIVLETLKRYQLKLNPEKCVFGVPAGKFLGYMVSQRGIEANPDKIEAVLKMTPPRSIHEVQKLNGRITALGRFMSCSEKRCLPFFKTLKQIKNFTWTAECQQAFEELKSFLSSPPLLARPDPGDVLYLYISCSDETIAGVLVSEKGGEQYPIYYISKVLRDAELRYPKLEKLALCVYTATIKLRHYFEGHQVIVRTDQPLRKILQKAETSGRIAEWAVKIGSLGVIYEARKALKAQALADFFAELTFKEPMEDKTTPWEMHVDGAVCGEGAGIGVVLKGPGRIQMEYSARLEFPASNNVAEYEALITGLQLCEELNISEVQIYSDSQLVVNQVSGNFEVKEATLKKYAKQAKTFFADNGRSWSLQQIPRAMNGRSDELAKWAATKNYDSMRNIPHEIKRQPSFQEEIEEGEVLMVEGEETWMSPLTAYLANGILPEDKKEAKRIVILSSKFGIYNGQLYKRSFTHPWLRCVNKEEGEYIMKELHEGTCGAHDGASTLVRKALLQGYYWPTMKEQATTLVRGCWPCQQHALVPRKQASEMKPIGSAWPFAQWGMDILGPLPLATGQRKFLVVAIDHFTKWIEFDSAKFRKFCAEYQIDLRFTSVYHPQSNGQTEVANRILLAGLKRRLDECKGRWVEELYSVLWNYRTTPRESTGETPFALAYGTEAVIPVEIGAPTPRTEDNQLNLEENEEELRNNLDLLVEKINRSDIRMEAYRQKMAKHFNSHVKKRKFKLGDLVMRKTEVKKGEAGSGKLQPNWEGPYTISEVIKEGTFKLTNSMGRIIPRTWNANNLRKI from the exons ATGGATCCCCCACGAGATAATACTCTACCAGCTACCAACCGAGAAGACAGGGAAACAGAACCACCGGCCCTAAATCTGTTTCCCCCAACCagcgaagaaggagaaaccagcGACCCCCTGGCGATAAGACAGACGATACCTCCGATAGCCATAGCACCTGATGAAGAGCCAATCAACAACCAAGCAATGTTCAAGGCTTTCCTAGAAATCACCAGTCTACTCAAAGACATCAAACAGAGTATCTCGTTAAAATCGCCAGAGCAGGGATCAGCGAAATCACCAGTACAGAAGTCAACGTCAACCATGGACAAGGGAAAAGAACCGATGCGAGAGGAAGATGCCCCTGAAAATTCCGCAAGGAAACAAAATGCCCCCATCGTAATTCCAGACGAAGAACGTTGGATGGATGAACAACACACCCTCAAAGGCGGAGAAGAGCATCTGGAGGAAAAAGTCCGCCAAGTCATGAGCAGGCTTGGAATAAGATGTGAAGACGTGGACATCTCTCTTCGAAGTGACTCACCACTCGCAGATTTCATCATCTCTCACGAGTTCCCTACAAAGTTCAGATACCCCCCAAATTTGGAGTCATACGATGGAACAGGCTGTCCCAAGAGCCATATTCACAAATTCCAAGCGGTGATCAATGTTCAGACAAACTTGGATCACGTACTATGCAAACTTTTTCCTACTACCTTAAAAGGTCTGGCGCAGGAATGGTACCAGAGTTTAAAGCCAGGATCAGTGCTGACGTTCAAACAATTCTCAGGACTTTTCCAGGCTAGATTCGTAGCATGCATCCCTCAAAAGAAGCTATCCACAGATCTGCTGGCCATCATGCAATGGGAAGGAGAGACACTCAGGAAGTATGTAGAAAGATTCAATAAGGAGGCGATGCAGATAGAAGACCTGAGCCAGGAGATCGCCTACACAGCATTACTCAATGGAACTACCAACTCCGACCTACGAAAGGAATTGTTggctaaatcaccaaaatcattTACCACACTGATGACCATCGCACATACACAGATCAGAGTGGATGATGGCCAGAGAGAGATAGAGAATCGCCTCGGACGGGTAGAAGAACGAACGTTTGCAGAAAGAAGAAATGGGGACAGATCGCCCATAGGAAAGAGGTTCGGAGAAAAAGGCAACGaccatttcagaaataaaaggaaaaaagacgAAGATAGGCGATATACGCCCCTGAACACAACCAGAACCAACGTACTGTTTTGGGTAAAAGACAGCCGAGAGAAGGTCAGATGGCCAAGGAAGATGAACGCTGCATCAGCCAGCAAAAGAGACAATAGCAAATACTGTGAATTTCACAAAGACAACGGCCACACCACAGATGAATGCTGGCACCTGAAGGAGGAGATAGAGAAGCTGATAGAAAGGGGATCCCTTTCCCAGTTCGTAAAAAGGGACACCGAAGCCAGAGAGACGgaatcagaaagaaagaaagagcggAAAGAAGAAATCGCCAGAAGACCCAGACCAGAGCCAGCAGGCGTGGTTAACGTAATAATGGGCGGATCGACCGGAGGAGACAGCAATACTACAAGGAAGAAAGCTGCAAGAACAGTCTACTCGGTTAGCCCAGGTGCACCGAATGCTAAGAAATTCAGAAGCGTATCTTTTTCGGAGGTCGATAGTCATGGCTTATCAGTCCCCCATGAGGACGCCCTAGTTGTCAAGGGGCGACTCAACAATTTCGAGGTATCTCGGATGCTCGTAGACACGGGAAGTTCGGTAAACATGATCACGATGGAGGTGTTCGGCAGAATTGGactcaagaaagaaaatttgacaCATGTCTCTACTCCACTAGTGGGACTAGGAGGTAAATCTGTACAGGTGGAAGGATCACTGGAAATAAACATCCAACTGGGGGATGGAGAGATCTACAAAGAGATCCGAGCAGAATTCATGGTGGTCAATATGGATTTCGCATACAACGCAATTCTCGGAAGGCCACTCTTGCACGATACGTGCGCATCCATTTGCATGAGGTACCTACTGATGAAAATCCCAACCAGAGAAGGCGATGCCGAAGTCAGAGGATGCCAAAAGTCAGCCAGAGAAGCATACTTTACAGCTCTCAGGAAAGTACATATAACCTTGCCAGTACTAACAATGGAACCTCCAGAGAAGAAGGAAAGGGCGGAGCATTATGGGCGAACTGAAAAAATCGAATTATCCCCAGGAAAGGAGATAGAAGTGGGAGATGAGctagaagaagaaatcaaacgaTCTCTGACCGAAAACCTCAGATCGCTTGGAGACTCCTTTGCCTGGACAACAGACGAATTGATCGGAGTAGACCCGGACGTCATATGTCATCGGTTAAACATAGCGACCGACGCGAAGGCAGTGATACAAAAGAAGAGAAGGCACTCGCCCGAAAAACAACTCGCCATCGCAGAAGAGGTCGCCCGGTTAAAAGCAGCAAACGTGATCAAAGACGCCTATTACCCCAAGTGGGTAGCAAATGTGGTGATGGTAAAAAAGTCCAATGGCACTTACCGAATGTGCGTGGACTTCACAGATCTGAATAAAGCATGTCCCAAAGATAGTTTCCCACTTCCACACATTGATCAGTTAGTAGACTCCACAGCAGGTCACGCCCTCTATACATTCCTAGATGCCAAGGCGGGATATCACCAGATACCCATGGCACCTGAAGATCAGGAGAAGACGGCCTTCATAACGGACCAGGGATTATTTTGTTACAAGATGATGCCCTTCGGTCTGAAGAACGCAGGAGCCACATATCAGCGGCTGGTGAACTCAATATTCAGAGATCAGATAGGAAAacacatggaagtttatgtggatgacatgattATCAAGAGCATCCGAGCTGAAGACCACCCAACAGATGTGAAGATAGTCCTGGAGACGCTAAAGAGATACCAGCTAAAACTCAATCCGGAAAAGTGCGTATTCGGAGTACCGGCAGGCAAGTTCTTGGGATACATGGTCTCTCAGAGGGGTATCGAGGCTAACCCAGATAAAATCGAAGCGGTCTTAAAAATGACACCGCCACGGAGCATACATGAAGTCCAAAAGCTCAACGGCCGGATCACGGCTCTAGGTCGGTTCATGTCCTGCTCGGAAAAACGATGCCTGCCTTTCTTCAAAACCCTGAAACAGATCAAGAACTTCACATGGACCGCAGAATGCCAGCAGGCGTTTGAAGAATTGAAAAGCTTCCTATCCTCGCCCCCACTGTTGGCGAGACCGGATCCGGGCGAcgtgttatatttatacatctcttGCTCTGACGAAACAATAGCAGGAGTATTGGTGTCGGAAAAAGGAGGCGAACAATACCCGATCTACTACATTAGCAAAGTACTCAGAGATGCGGAGCTGAGATACCCGAAGTTGGAGAAGCTGGCGCTGTGCGTATACACCGCCACCATCAAGCTCCGACATTACTTCGAAGGGCACCAAGTCATTGTACGGACCGACCAACCATTACGAAAAATCCTCCAGAAGGCAGAGACAAGTGGACGCATAGCAGAATGGGCCGTCAAAATAGGAAGTCTGGGCGTTATCTATGAAGCTCGGAAAGCACTGAAAGCTCAAGCACTAGCCGACTTCTTCGCTGAATTAACATTCAAAGAACCCATGGAGGACAAAACGACTCCCTGGGAGATGCACGTCGATGGAGCAGTTTGCGGAGAAGGAGCAGGCATCGGAGTCGTGCTCAAAGGACCAGGAAGAATCCAAATGGAATACTCAGCAAGACTCGAATTTCCAGCTTCCAACAATGTTGCGGAATATGAGGCGCTGATAACAGGGTTGCAATTATGCGAAGAGCTCAACATCTCTGAAGTCCAGATCTACAGTGATTCACAACTGGTTGTGAACCAAGTCTCGGGGAACTTCGAAGTAAAAGAAGCTACGTTGAAGAAGTACGCCAAGCAGGCCAAAACCTTCTTTGCCGATAATGGGCGATCCTGGTCGCTACAGCAAATACCCAGAGCAATGAATGGAAGATCAGACGAATTGGCAAAGTGGGCAGCAACAAAGAATTACGACTCAATGAGAAACATTCCTCATGAAATCAAACGACAGCCTAGCTTTCAAGAAGAAATTGAGGAAGGCGAAGTACTGATGGTAGAAGGGGAAGAAACCTGGATGTCCCCCCTCACAGCATACCTGGCTAATGGAATACTCCCCGAGGATAAGAAGGAAGCCAAAAGGATAGTGATACTCTCATCAAAGTTCGGAATATACAACGGCCAGCTGTACAAACGGTCATTCACCCATCCCTGGCTAAGATGTGTGAACAAAGAAGAAGGAGAGTACATCATGAAAGAATTACATGAGGGGACCTGCGGAGCACATGACGGAGCATCAACACTGGTCAGGAAAGCACTGCTACAAGGCTATTATTGGCCCACGATGAAAGAACAAGCTACAACGCTAGTAAGGGGATGCTGGCCTTGCCAGCAACATGCCTTGGTACCAAGAAAGCAAGCTTCAGAAATGAAACCCATCGGCAGTGCATGGCCGTTCGCCCAGTGGGGTATGGACATCCTGGGACCTCTCCCTTTGGCCACAGGACAACGGAAGTTCCTGGTAGTGGCAATCGACCacttcaccaagtggatagag ttcgacTCAGCAAAGTTTAGAAAGTTTTGTGCCGAGTATCAGATCGACCTAAGGTTCACTTCGGTTTACCATCCACAATCGAATGGGCAAACCGAAGTGGCCAACAGAATCCTACTGGCCGGACTAAAAAGAAGACTAGACGAGTGCAAAGGAAGATGGGTAGAAGAACTCTACAGCGTCCTATGGAACTACCGTACCACCCCTAGAGAATCAACGGGCGAAACTCCATTCGCCCTAGCCTATGGAACGGAGGCTGTAATTCCTGTAGAGATCGGCGCACCCACGCCAAGGACAGAAGACAACCAGCTAAACCTAGAAGAAAACGAAGAAGAGCTCAGGAACAATCTGGATCTCCTGGTTGAAAAAATCAACAGATCAGACATCAGGATGGAAGCCTACAGACAAAAgatggccaaacatttcaacagccatgtaaagaaaagaaaattcaaactagGCGACCTAGTCATGCGAAAAACCGAAgtcaaaaaaggagaagcaGGAAGTGGAAAACTGCAgccaaactgggaaggaccttacACCATCAGCGAGGTCATTAAAGAAGGAACATTTAAACTCACCAACTCCATGGGAAGAATCATACCAAGGACATGGAACGCCAACAACTTGAGAAAAATTTAG
- the LOC126665485 gene encoding uncharacterized protein LOC126665485 has translation MIVHQFGIPQSITTDQGIMFTGKEMQEFATDYGIKLLTSAPYYAQANGQAESSNKIIINIVQKMLEENPRDWHRILLEALWAYRTSRRIATGVSPFMLTYGHDAVLPMEVVVKTLRVAKQNHLTPEEYSETMMIEL, from the coding sequence atgattgtaCATCAATTTGGAATTCCACAATCAATCACTACTGACCAGGGCATTATGTTCACTGGTAAAGAAATGCAAGAATTTGCTACagattatggaataaaattgtTGACATCTGCTCCTTATTATGCTCAGGCCAATGGCCAAGCTGAATCTTCTAACAAAATTATCATCAACATAGTTCAAAAAATGTTGGAAGAAAACCCAAGGGATTGGCATAGAATTTTGTTAGAGGCACTATGGGCATATCGTACCTCTAGACGAATTGCTACTGGAGTAAGTCCATTTATGTTAACCTATGGTCATGACGCAGTGTTACCTATGGAGGTGGTAGTGAAAACTTTGAGGGTGGCTAAGCAGAATCATCTGACTCCAGAGGAATATAGCGAAACCATGATGATAGAGCTGTAA